A stretch of DNA from Aspergillus flavus chromosome 3, complete sequence:
TAATAGAGATAGATTTCCCCTGGACACTAAATATTCTAGCTCCGTAGAGAAAATTCCGTCACCTCAGGCCTCCAAAAATATCATCTCAGTTCTACCCGCCGCTCTGATGCTAGCCTGTGCCCCGTTACCTTATGGGTGAGGCATGGGACAGCATGTCGCTGCCTACCATTGCCGTCAGAATGACACTTCGTGTGGCATCATCCCCGTTTCTAGATGTGACTATGCTGGGCCAGACATATAACAACGGGTCAATCCCATTCGATGCAGCAGTGAGGTATAGAGCAGTCAGGCTTCCGACAACTGTCGTAGCCGGGAGGGGGTAGACGATAGTGCAAACGTGCTGTGACGCACGGGCTGAGACCAGTCGCTAGTCGCCAGCTGGACCTGTCAATGACTGCAGCAGCGAGGAATTCAACACCGGTGCCGAGCGCCTGTATACTCAGTAGAAGTGTATAATTGATGTGAGCTTGAGAGAGGCGGTCAATGTTCTAGCGTGACTTTAGATATAGAAGTATGAGGCCCTGGACGTTGCACGCTTGCAGGGCAACAGCTAGGACTGAGAACCCACAGCAGATATACCTAGTGTCGCATTTATCACTTGCACTGCAGATTGACCTGGCACTTGTTTGATGAGCCTCCACGAGGCTATGTTAGCCAGCTGTGCCGCAGTACGAGGCTTCTGGTACCCATTGTCCTTCTTGGGGGGGCAGACGACTGAGTGCCAGCTTGCGTTCGTCCTTGTTGGGATGCGTCGCATGAGTGATCTCAGGAAGATCTGAAAAGTACAAGGGATGATGCCATCGATGATGAGAACCCGGGGTTGGTGGGTCTGTTCTCGGCGGGCCAGCCGTGTAGCTGACTGGGCATGCCAAGCACCTTGCACACAAAAAGATTTGGACTTAATACAATCCTCAAAAAACATCAGCAGTCGTATAATTGGCCCAGATCCTGAACACTATGACCACGACCATCTGCCCTGCCACGCCAGATGAGATCCCCGCCATTGTGGATTTCATCATAGCGGCCCGCGCCGACATGTTTTCAATGCTGGATCCATCATTACACCTCCAGAAGGCCCAGCGTGAACTTGCCAGCTTCCAGCAAAGCTACCTGGAACATCCCGACGGAGCTTTCTTCACAGCCCGAGTGGATGGTCGCTTGGTTGCCACTATCGGCTATGTCGCCTACGACCAGCGTTTTCCCCAACTGGACTTCGGCCACGAACGGGTCGTCGAGGTGTTGAGGATGTATGTCCACCCCGACTGGC
This window harbors:
- a CDS encoding putative GNAT family acetyltransferase yields the protein MTTTICPATPDEIPAIVDFIIAARADMFSMLDPSLHLQKAQRELASFQQSYLEHPDGAFFTARVDGRLVATIGYVAYDQRFPQLDFGHERVVEVLRMYVHPDWRRIGLASKLFAALEQRARQEGIRRMYLHTHPFLPGSIRFWERQGFSIVHIDDDPIWRTTHMSRFLAADEPQQTDLLSTAA